A stretch of DNA from Sulfuricurvum sp. IAE1:
GGGTGAACAGCTTACATATGTGAGTCCGTTCTTGAAGCAGAACTCAACCGATGCCGGGTCACCGCCCTGCTCGCCGCAGATACCGATCTTCAGGTCGGGACGCGTTGCCCTTCCCTTTTCGCATGCCATGGTGATCAGTTGTCCGACACCGTC
This window harbors:
- a CDS encoding putative PEP-binding protein; this translates as DGVGQLITMACEKGRATRPDLKIGICGEQGGDPASVEFCFKNGLTYVSCSPFRVPIARLAAAQSAIRAARK